A part of Halobaculum sp. MBLA0143 genomic DNA contains:
- a CDS encoding NAD(P)/FAD-dependent oxidoreductase translates to MFEQIVRRRMRDDNRVRLQGDTHVTGYLTDEAAETVTGVSCVENGDSRELAADLVVDATGRTSRTPDWLDDHGYESPSAEEVSVDLAYTTAVVERPPEAHRVVTLAPAAPDPRGGTAVPIEDDRWIVTLFGLHGEHAPTDPEGFEAYADNLSEPDIAQILLNHSYATDEIQKYPFPASLRRRYEQLDRFPDGLAFTGDAVASFNPIYGRGMSVAALDAMQLHSVLADGERSGLALDFFDGVAEVVDTAWRMAVGSDFDFDRTSGTKPTGTDLFNRYTAAVMEATHSDPVVAEQFYRVMRMEQPPTKLLRPQIAARVTARSVLGL, encoded by the coding sequence GTGTTCGAGCAGATCGTCCGCCGACGGATGCGAGACGACAACCGGGTGCGGCTCCAGGGTGACACCCACGTCACCGGCTACCTGACTGACGAGGCGGCCGAGACCGTCACCGGCGTGTCCTGCGTCGAGAACGGCGACAGTCGGGAGCTCGCGGCCGATCTCGTCGTGGACGCGACCGGCCGAACGTCTCGAACGCCCGACTGGCTCGACGACCACGGCTACGAGTCACCGTCCGCCGAGGAGGTGTCGGTCGACCTCGCGTACACGACCGCGGTCGTCGAGCGCCCGCCGGAGGCTCACCGCGTCGTCACGCTGGCGCCGGCGGCGCCGGACCCTCGGGGCGGGACGGCCGTCCCGATCGAGGACGATCGCTGGATCGTCACCCTGTTCGGACTCCACGGCGAGCACGCCCCGACGGACCCCGAGGGGTTTGAGGCGTACGCCGACAATCTCTCGGAGCCCGACATCGCGCAGATCCTGTTGAACCACTCTTACGCCACCGACGAGATCCAGAAGTACCCCTTCCCCGCGAGCCTCCGACGGCGGTACGAACAGCTCGATCGGTTCCCCGACGGGCTGGCCTTCACCGGCGACGCCGTCGCCAGTTTCAACCCGATCTACGGGCGGGGGATGTCCGTGGCCGCGCTGGACGCGATGCAGCTCCACAGCGTGCTGGCGGACGGCGAGCGGTCGGGGCTCGCACTCGACTTCTTCGACGGCGTCGCAGAGGTCGTCGACACCGCCTGGCGGATGGCCGTCGGCTCCGACTTCGACTTCGACCGGACGAGTGGCACCAAGCCGACCGGGACGGACCTGTTCAACCGCTACACCGCTGCCGTCATGGAGGCGACACACTCCGACCCCGTCGTCGCAGAGCAGTTCTACCGCGTGATGCGGATGGAACAGCCGCCGACGAAACTGCTCCGACCGCAGATCGCCGCGCGGGTGACCGCGCGGAGTGTGCTCGGGTTGTGA
- a CDS encoding GAF domain-containing protein: MDREGSICTFTILEDDVMTVSDVTADPRFRSRSETLIDMGVRSYMGANMVTSSGLRIGSVCVYDDVPREFDADEEVYLADLAELAVT; the protein is encoded by the coding sequence ATGGACCGGGAAGGCTCGATCTGTACGTTCACTATCCTCGAAGACGACGTGATGACGGTGTCGGACGTGACGGCAGACCCGCGCTTCCGGAGCCGGTCGGAGACGCTGATCGACATGGGGGTCAGGTCCTACATGGGCGCGAACATGGTGACGAGCAGCGGGCTCCGCATCGGCTCGGTGTGCGTGTACGACGACGTGCCCCGGGAGTTCGACGCCGACGAGGAAGTGTACCTCGCGGACCTGGCGGAGCTGGCGGTGACCTGA
- a CDS encoding class I SAM-dependent methyltransferase: MNSDEVRRGWADRSGAYSPAYYAYHGPDARSEWVTRAVETRLGETGSVLEVGCSSGRHLEQFRRAGFDDLAGVELNPEAVSVMGEAFPELATVADVRVDGMASALADRPTDDVDVVYAVETLQHVPPASTEAFEEIARVAGELVVTAENEGDGDHSDGSPGEVTHVDDDLPLFFRDWGRVFEAQGLDLVETAATVDGRTTGRVFRV; this comes from the coding sequence GTGAATTCTGACGAGGTCCGGCGCGGCTGGGCGGACCGGTCGGGGGCCTACTCCCCGGCGTACTACGCCTACCACGGCCCGGACGCGAGGAGCGAGTGGGTGACGCGCGCAGTAGAGACTCGCCTGGGAGAGACGGGGAGCGTGCTGGAGGTGGGGTGTAGCTCCGGACGACACCTCGAACAGTTCCGCCGGGCCGGGTTCGACGACCTCGCCGGCGTCGAACTGAACCCGGAGGCGGTCTCGGTGATGGGAGAGGCGTTCCCGGAGCTGGCGACGGTCGCGGACGTTCGGGTCGACGGGATGGCGTCGGCGTTGGCCGACCGGCCGACGGACGATGTCGACGTGGTGTACGCCGTCGAGACGCTGCAACACGTCCCGCCGGCGTCGACGGAGGCCTTCGAGGAGATCGCCCGCGTCGCCGGCGAACTCGTCGTCACCGCGGAAAACGAGGGGGACGGCGACCACTCCGACGGCAGCCCCGGAGAGGTGACACACGTCGACGACGACCTCCCGTTGTTCTTCCGAGACTGGGGGCGGGTGTTCGAAGCACAGGGACTCGATCTCGTCGAGACCGCCGCGACCGTCGACGGCCGGACGACCGGTCGCGTGTTCCGCGTCTGA
- a CDS encoding rhomboid family intramembrane serine protease, with the protein MSDGARLVPGDARGGRSPTVETVAVVLLVFALQIPLGLVGLTGLLVLDPAVFLKPWALLTATYAHAGPGHLLSNLLPLLLFGFAVERVTTRFRYHLFFVLTGAVAALAEVTLGSVLAFSPRGVLGASGAVFALMGYALAGNAVADWLSNVVGVFTDVEWAPTALLVGVAIAVAVALSGPGTALVAHFTGFLVGLLAGRLRLLHVSRTA; encoded by the coding sequence ATGTCAGACGGCGCACGTCTGGTCCCTGGCGACGCCCGCGGCGGTCGCAGCCCGACCGTGGAGACTGTCGCCGTCGTGTTGCTCGTGTTCGCCCTCCAGATCCCGCTGGGTCTCGTCGGCCTGACGGGACTGCTCGTGTTGGACCCGGCAGTGTTCCTGAAGCCCTGGGCGCTCCTGACCGCGACGTACGCCCACGCCGGCCCCGGCCACCTCCTGTCGAATCTCCTCCCCCTGCTCCTCTTCGGCTTCGCCGTCGAACGGGTGACGACACGCTTCCGGTACCACCTGTTCTTCGTCCTGACGGGTGCCGTCGCCGCTCTCGCCGAGGTGACACTCGGGAGTGTGCTCGCCTTCTCTCCACGAGGAGTGTTGGGCGCCTCCGGCGCCGTGTTCGCGCTGATGGGGTACGCACTGGCCGGCAACGCCGTCGCCGACTGGCTGTCGAACGTCGTCGGCGTGTTCACCGACGTGGAGTGGGCCCCCACCGCGTTGCTCGTCGGGGTCGCCATCGCCGTCGCCGTCGCCCTCTCGGGCCCCGGCACCGCCCTCGTCGCCCACTTCACCGGGTTCCTCGTCGGCCTGCTGGCCGGCCGGCTCCGGCTGCTCCACGTCAGTCGGACGGCGTGA
- a CDS encoding class I SAM-dependent methyltransferase gives MTDPFGQALLDHARDERTAPLWQVDGEWEREHPIEKFYFEPRPPDGEVTAFLETHLQGPSVDLGAGVGRDVAYFGEQFETVGLERSPALVTAMHERGLDARRGDMFALRETFDRDRFASALSVGTQLGLARSLGGVRSFLSELAYVTQPGATAVVDAYDPTTDDAHELLGYRGEPTRGLASRVMHFRYEGVREETLLFRLFSPERLREAVAPTRWRVVDSLASDGAHYRIALQKE, from the coding sequence GTGACAGATCCATTCGGACAGGCGTTGTTGGACCACGCCCGCGACGAGCGGACGGCGCCGTTGTGGCAGGTCGACGGGGAGTGGGAACGGGAACACCCGATCGAGAAGTTCTACTTCGAGCCACGGCCGCCGGACGGCGAGGTGACGGCGTTCCTGGAGACGCACCTCCAGGGGCCGTCGGTCGACCTGGGCGCGGGTGTCGGCCGGGACGTTGCGTACTTCGGCGAGCAGTTCGAGACGGTCGGGCTGGAACGGTCGCCGGCGCTCGTGACGGCGATGCACGAGCGGGGACTCGACGCCCGTCGAGGGGACATGTTCGCGCTCCGGGAGACGTTCGACCGCGACCGGTTCGCGTCGGCCCTGTCCGTCGGGACACAGTTGGGGCTCGCCAGGTCGCTCGGGGGTGTCCGGTCGTTCCTGTCGGAGTTGGCGTACGTCACCCAGCCGGGGGCGACGGCGGTCGTGGACGCCTACGACCCGACGACGGACGACGCCCACGAGCTGTTGGGCTACCGCGGGGAGCCGACCCGAGGGCTCGCGAGCCGCGTGATGCACTTCCGTTACGAGGGAGTCCGCGAGGAGACGCTCCTGTTCCGGCTGTTCTCGCCGGAACGGCTCCGGGAGGCGGTCGCGCCGACTCGGTGGCGGGTCGTCGACAGCCTGGCGTCCGACGGCGCACACTACCGCATCGCCCTCCAGAAGGAGTGA
- a CDS encoding HVO_0416 family zinc finger protein — protein MATAPNTDGDPFDEFLSARGHETGPTDWEESYNKKQCPECGGVHDADASECSVCGWRPAAQ, from the coding sequence ATGGCGACGGCACCGAACACGGACGGAGACCCGTTCGACGAGTTCCTCTCGGCACGCGGGCACGAGACGGGACCGACGGACTGGGAGGAGTCGTACAACAAGAAGCAGTGTCCGGAGTGTGGAGGCGTACACGACGCCGACGCCTCCGAGTGTTCGGTGTGCGGCTGGCGACCGGCAGCACAGTGA
- the secF gene encoding protein translocase subunit SecF, whose protein sequence is MARFEVPEIDYDRYSNRQLAAVPLVVLAVALVILAVATATTGAPVALGTEFSGGTEFRVAVSGDAPQETIRTAFPVEPASIREIPSQGSFVVTFGAELESPTAAEEAIQCNGIESVDCLSDEQAAAAQKVTYRSSAVISPAFGSSLQTTALAGVVAAFLGMALLVFGLFRTFVPSLAVVVSAFSDIVVPVALMNLLGIELSLGTVAALLMLIGYSVDSDILLNNHVLRRSGDFYESTYRAMRTGVTMTLTSLAAMVVLSVVATLFGIDLLASIGTVLVFGLVTDLLNTYMLNLSLLRWYKFEGVAR, encoded by the coding sequence ATGGCACGGTTCGAGGTACCGGAAATCGACTACGACCGGTACTCAAACAGACAGCTCGCGGCGGTTCCGCTCGTGGTGCTCGCGGTGGCGCTGGTGATCCTGGCCGTTGCGACGGCCACGACCGGTGCCCCCGTGGCGCTCGGGACGGAGTTCAGCGGCGGCACGGAGTTCCGTGTCGCCGTCAGCGGGGACGCTCCACAGGAGACCATCCGGACGGCGTTCCCGGTGGAGCCGGCGTCGATCCGAGAGATCCCGAGTCAGGGGTCGTTCGTGGTGACGTTCGGCGCCGAACTGGAGAGTCCGACCGCCGCCGAGGAGGCGATTCAGTGTAACGGTATCGAGTCCGTCGACTGTCTCTCCGACGAGCAGGCGGCGGCAGCACAGAAGGTGACGTACCGTTCCAGCGCGGTCATCTCGCCCGCGTTCGGGAGTTCACTCCAGACGACGGCGCTCGCGGGCGTCGTGGCGGCGTTCCTGGGGATGGCTCTGCTCGTGTTCGGGTTGTTCCGGACGTTCGTCCCCTCGCTCGCGGTCGTCGTGTCGGCGTTCTCCGACATCGTCGTGCCGGTGGCGCTGATGAACCTGCTCGGGATCGAGCTGTCGCTGGGGACGGTCGCGGCGCTGCTGATGCTGATCGGGTACTCCGTCGACTCCGACATCCTGCTGAACAACCACGTCCTGCGGCGGTCGGGTGACTTCTACGAGTCCACCTACCGCGCGATGCGGACCGGCGTGACGATGACGCTCACGTCGCTGGCCGCGATGGTCGTCCTGTCGGTCGTCGCCACGCTGTTCGGGATCGACCTGTTGGCCAGCATCGGGACCGTTCTCGTCTTCGGTCTGGTGACCGATCTGCTCAACACGTACATGCTCAACCTCAGTCTACTCCGTTGGTACAAGTTCGAGGGGGTGGCGCGGTGA
- a CDS encoding preprotein translocase subunit SecD, with amino-acid sequence MSLLGSVRENWRVGLLVVIVALSTAFLFAPGFDSAASADNPTNLQYGLELDGGTEVRAPLVGVTAEGVSLPERNESFGSAEVEAAVAGEIRDVAPREVTVRYTSPSRDGGPATGVVEVTAASATQTNLETALSTLDYEFETVREGVTQQTLDETVSVLKQKINEGGLSGGTVRTIDLPGARPFVSVQVPGSDRSEVLDIVNSRGAVRVVAYQPVRENGTTTYVNETIFTDGALQRIGSPREGQGNRLPSVQVRIAGSDAARVQQTFVETGVAQRGGTRCSYPDTADPCLLVVRDGRVVNSFGMSPGLAQGMVDGEWQDDPSFVLRVNSFEEAQQVSIDLRAGALPAALNVDEGTTRTTAPAQGADFKRDSLIAGILAVFAVSGVVFLRYGEAEVALPMIVTAMAEVYALLGLAALIQYPVDLSVIGGFIAVIGTGVDDLIIIANEVMDEGDVQSRRVFQSRFRKAFWVIGAAAATTVIAMSPLAVLSLGDLQGFAIFTILGVFVGVFVTRPAYGDILRSLLTDR; translated from the coding sequence GTGAGCCTCCTCGGCTCCGTCCGCGAGAACTGGCGTGTCGGCCTGCTCGTCGTGATCGTCGCCCTGTCGACGGCGTTCCTGTTCGCGCCGGGGTTCGACTCCGCAGCCTCCGCCGACAACCCCACCAACCTCCAGTACGGGCTGGAGCTCGACGGCGGGACGGAGGTGCGCGCCCCGCTCGTGGGTGTCACCGCCGAGGGCGTGAGCTTGCCCGAGCGCAACGAGTCGTTCGGGAGCGCCGAGGTGGAGGCGGCCGTCGCCGGCGAGATAAGGGACGTCGCGCCGCGTGAGGTGACCGTCCGGTACACCTCCCCCAGCCGCGACGGCGGGCCGGCGACCGGGGTCGTCGAGGTGACCGCAGCGAGCGCGACCCAGACGAACCTGGAGACGGCGCTGTCGACGCTCGACTACGAGTTCGAAACCGTCCGGGAGGGGGTCACCCAACAGACGCTCGACGAGACGGTGAGCGTCCTCAAACAGAAGATCAACGAGGGCGGGCTCTCCGGCGGCACCGTCCGGACCATCGACCTCCCGGGGGCGCGTCCGTTCGTCTCCGTCCAGGTGCCCGGCAGTGACCGCAGCGAGGTGCTGGACATCGTCAACTCCCGTGGTGCGGTGCGGGTCGTCGCATACCAGCCCGTCCGGGAGAACGGGACGACGACGTACGTCAACGAGACCATCTTCACCGACGGGGCCCTGCAGCGGATCGGCAGCCCGCGGGAGGGACAGGGGAACCGGCTCCCGTCCGTCCAGGTGCGGATCGCCGGCAGCGACGCCGCTCGGGTCCAACAGACGTTCGTCGAGACCGGAGTCGCACAGCGGGGTGGCACGCGGTGTAGCTACCCGGACACGGCCGATCCGTGTCTGCTGGTCGTGCGCGACGGTCGGGTGGTCAACTCCTTCGGGATGAGCCCCGGACTGGCACAGGGGATGGTCGACGGGGAGTGGCAGGACGACCCGTCGTTCGTCCTGCGGGTCAACAGCTTCGAGGAGGCCCAACAGGTGTCGATCGACCTCCGGGCCGGTGCGCTGCCGGCGGCGCTGAACGTCGACGAGGGCACCACCCGGACCACCGCGCCCGCACAGGGTGCAGACTTCAAGCGCGACTCGCTGATCGCCGGCATCCTCGCCGTGTTCGCCGTCAGCGGCGTCGTCTTCCTCCGGTACGGTGAAGCGGAGGTGGCGCTGCCGATGATCGTCACGGCGATGGCGGAGGTGTACGCTCTGCTCGGACTGGCGGCACTGATCCAGTACCCCGTGGACCTGTCCGTGATCGGTGGGTTCATCGCCGTCATCGGCACCGGGGTGGACGACCTCATCATCATCGCCAACGAGGTGATGGACGAGGGCGACGTGCAGTCCAGACGCGTGTTCCAGTCGCGGTTCCGGAAGGCGTTCTGGGTGATCGGCGCCGCGGCCGCGACGACCGTGATCGCCATGTCGCCGCTCGCGGTGCTGTCGCTGGGTGACCTCCAAGGGTTCGCCATCTTCACCATCCTCGGCGTGTTCGTCGGCGTGTTCGTCACGCGCCCGGCGTACGGGGACATCCTGCGGAGCCTGCTGACCGACAGGTAA
- a CDS encoding Brp/Blh family beta-carotene 15,15'-dioxygenase — MATARERVVGTDTDRLSLRVSVGSLLALTLVVGGLRATGQTIPLRTQATAYLVGMVALNLPHGGYEHFANLRRRTAEFRWRYVGGYLGMVAAGIGLFLVAPVLGLVVAVGVVVAKGGGGDLHVLEATTGAGHLETRAQRLLAAAARGGAAMAVPIVAFPETFHTFSAIIVAVFEPGALAPFSAHFDVTGPLIGAGYAGVVLAHLGLGFARRDGSGSFLVDAGETLLLVAYFAVVPVVLAVGLYFPLWYSARQVARELAVDDEPGLGPDLLSGGDSASAGSVALRAWGVLIGGAMATGLVVAAVWLAAPNPLGGAGLLLGGVAFWSVAISIVAFPHVVVGAVLDRRRGIWHVP; from the coding sequence ATGGCTACGGCACGCGAACGAGTGGTCGGCACCGACACGGATCGGCTCTCACTGCGCGTCTCCGTGGGTTCGTTGCTCGCGCTCACGCTGGTGGTCGGCGGGCTCCGCGCGACGGGCCAGACGATCCCGCTGCGGACGCAGGCGACGGCCTACCTCGTCGGGATGGTGGCGCTCAACCTCCCGCACGGCGGCTACGAACACTTCGCCAACCTCCGGCGACGCACCGCGGAGTTCCGGTGGCGATACGTCGGCGGCTACCTCGGGATGGTGGCCGCCGGGATCGGGTTGTTCCTCGTCGCCCCGGTGCTCGGCTTGGTCGTCGCCGTCGGGGTCGTCGTCGCAAAGGGCGGCGGCGGCGACCTCCACGTGCTGGAGGCGACGACCGGGGCGGGACACCTGGAGACGCGGGCCCAACGACTCCTGGCCGCCGCCGCGCGCGGTGGCGCGGCGATGGCGGTTCCGATCGTCGCGTTCCCGGAGACGTTCCACACGTTCAGCGCGATCATCGTCGCGGTGTTCGAGCCGGGCGCACTCGCGCCCTTCTCGGCACACTTCGACGTGACCGGGCCGCTGATCGGCGCCGGCTACGCCGGGGTCGTCCTCGCGCACCTCGGGCTCGGCTTCGCCCGGCGTGACGGCAGCGGCTCGTTCCTCGTGGACGCCGGCGAGACGCTCCTCTTAGTCGCGTACTTCGCGGTCGTCCCGGTCGTCCTGGCTGTCGGTCTGTACTTCCCGCTGTGGTACTCCGCCCGCCAGGTGGCCCGGGAGCTGGCCGTCGACGACGAGCCCGGGCTCGGGCCGGACCTGCTGTCGGGTGGCGACTCCGCGTCGGCCGGCAGCGTCGCGCTGCGGGCGTGGGGGGTCCTGATCGGCGGCGCGATGGCGACCGGACTGGTCGTCGCCGCCGTCTGGCTCGCCGCCCCGAACCCACTGGGCGGCGCCGGCCTCCTCCTCGGCGGCGTCGCCTTCTGGAGTGTCGCCATCAGCATCGTCGCGTTCCCACACGTCGTCGTCGGGGCCGTGCTCGACCGTCGTCGCGGGATCTGGCACGTCCCCTGA
- the rnhB gene encoding ribonuclease HII produces MTETRLGADEAGKGPVLGPMIAGAVRAPPAAIPADVDDSKRLSADRRETLAATMADDDRITVAVAAVSVDEIDDPATDMNELTVAAQVRALSKLAQPGDTAVVDAGDTSEERFGRRVADGLSDVTVRAAHGADQTHPIVAAASVAAKVERDRRMAAIDERHDRSVGSGYPSDQTTRSFLAGYVDREGTLPPAARETWQTATDVLAAAEQSGLAEF; encoded by the coding sequence GTGACGGAGACACGACTCGGCGCGGACGAGGCCGGCAAAGGACCCGTTCTGGGGCCGATGATCGCGGGGGCGGTCCGAGCGCCGCCGGCGGCGATTCCGGCCGACGTGGACGACTCCAAGCGGCTGTCGGCCGACCGTCGGGAGACGCTGGCGGCGACGATGGCCGACGACGACCGAATCACAGTCGCCGTCGCGGCCGTGAGCGTCGACGAGATCGACGACCCCGCGACGGACATGAACGAACTCACCGTGGCGGCACAGGTCCGGGCGCTGTCGAAGTTGGCCCAGCCGGGGGACACGGCCGTCGTAGACGCCGGCGACACCTCCGAGGAACGGTTCGGCCGTCGGGTCGCAGACGGCCTGTCGGACGTGACCGTCCGGGCGGCACACGGCGCCGACCAGACTCACCCGATCGTCGCCGCCGCGAGCGTGGCCGCGAAGGTGGAACGCGACCGCCGGATGGCCGCGATCGACGAGCGCCACGACCGCTCGGTCGGCAGCGGCTACCCGAGCGACCAGACGACACGATCGTTCCTGGCCGGCTACGTCGACCGCGAGGGAACGCTCCCGCCGGCCGCCCGAGAGACGTGGCAGACGGCCACGGACGTGTTGGCGGCCGCAGAACAGTCCGGATTGGCGGAGTTCTGA
- a CDS encoding methyltransferase domain-containing protein produces MGVLEDKARARLFYKYLSKVYDTINPLVWNTEMRAEALEWFDPQPDDRILDVGAGTGFATEGLLEHVDEIHALDQSVHQMERAFAKFGRRGPVKYVRGDAERLPFADDAFDKTWSSGSIEYWPNPVTALREIRRVTKPGGTVLVVGPDYPHNDLFQRLADAIMLFYDTEEADEMFAAAGFVDVEHHVQQAKPGSPRAITTVARVPPADDGAATTAADSEPVDTAAD; encoded by the coding sequence ATGGGAGTCCTCGAAGACAAGGCGCGAGCGCGCCTGTTCTACAAGTACCTCTCGAAGGTGTACGACACGATCAACCCACTCGTGTGGAACACGGAGATGCGGGCGGAGGCGTTGGAGTGGTTCGACCCCCAGCCGGACGACCGGATTCTGGACGTGGGCGCCGGCACGGGGTTCGCCACGGAGGGGCTTCTGGAGCACGTCGACGAGATTCACGCGCTGGACCAGTCCGTCCACCAGATGGAGCGGGCGTTCGCCAAGTTCGGCCGGCGCGGCCCGGTGAAGTACGTCCGTGGCGACGCCGAGCGGCTCCCGTTCGCCGACGACGCCTTCGACAAGACCTGGTCGTCCGGCTCCATCGAGTACTGGCCCAACCCGGTCACGGCGCTGCGGGAGATCCGGCGGGTCACCAAGCCCGGCGGGACCGTCCTCGTCGTCGGGCCGGACTACCCCCACAACGACCTGTTCCAACGGCTCGCGGACGCAATCATGCTGTTCTACGACACCGAGGAGGCCGACGAGATGTTCGCGGCGGCGGGGTTCGTCGACGTGGAACACCACGTCCAACAGGCCAAGCCCGGCAGCCCACGGGCGATCACCACCGTCGCGCGGGTGCCGCCCGCCGACGACGGCGCCGCCACGACGGCCGCCGACTCGGAGCCGGTCGACACCGCCGCCGACTGA
- a CDS encoding DUF309 domain-containing protein, whose amino-acid sequence MTHGDGADGADGANGADDADDVEAALRAGLALYADGAFHAAHEPWEAVWLDSDGDTERLLHGLIQLTAALYHTTEGNWAGARGLAESAPTYLAGLEHPYGVDLGAARSFCRRLASDPVVVERTGPPPLPRDGAPVAYADLSPAALDRAVAAVAADTEWDTETLRDAATFADADGTTLRPLLVDFLARPDDRAIVFQRLSEHVGRRRTEVADVRGLFDEE is encoded by the coding sequence GTGACGCACGGAGACGGTGCCGACGGCGCCGACGGCGCGAACGGCGCAGACGACGCGGACGACGTCGAGGCCGCGCTGCGGGCCGGGTTGGCGTTGTACGCCGACGGGGCGTTCCACGCCGCCCACGAGCCGTGGGAGGCGGTCTGGCTCGACAGCGACGGTGACACGGAGCGGCTGCTCCACGGGCTGATCCAACTGACGGCGGCACTGTACCACACGACGGAGGGCAACTGGGCGGGTGCCCGGGGGCTCGCCGAGAGCGCGCCGACGTACCTGGCCGGGCTGGAACACCCGTACGGTGTCGACCTCGGGGCGGCACGGTCGTTCTGTCGGCGGCTCGCGAGCGATCCGGTCGTGGTCGAACGGACCGGCCCGCCGCCGCTCCCACGGGACGGCGCGCCCGTGGCGTACGCCGACCTCTCGCCGGCGGCGTTGGACCGAGCCGTCGCCGCGGTCGCGGCCGACACGGAGTGGGACACGGAGACGCTCCGCGACGCCGCGACGTTCGCGGACGCCGACGGGACGACGCTCCGCCCGTTGCTCGTCGACTTCCTCGCCCGCCCGGACGACCGTGCGATCGTCTTCCAACGACTGTCGGAACACGTCGGCCGACGGCGAACGGAGGTCGCCGACGTGCGAGGGCTGTTCGACGAGGAGTGA
- a CDS encoding DUF5821 family protein → MSSQYHVDDRQSLVAEVLGDFDGPVLLVDPDVQLIEAVAEHGASGAMPTLRVLARENVLKAVRDDFLTATLLGDLVEAETVELRVLPSGTPNTLFLTETTLSAVVSTVGGASALGSDDSAFVADAHETYSEQFESAETFDLRTPGRERILDTLADRLGEPTADTVGEALEVLSTREDGGEVDGVALSLLVVAYHEGQLYEVSRWGEDIGMASKATFSRTKTDLEDQGYVTTEKVPVDVGRPRQRLLLTDGTVADDAVATLADLAVELE, encoded by the coding sequence ATGTCAAGCCAGTACCACGTTGACGACCGGCAGTCGTTGGTCGCCGAGGTTCTCGGCGACTTCGACGGACCGGTTCTCCTCGTCGACCCGGACGTACAGCTGATCGAGGCAGTTGCAGAACACGGCGCGTCGGGGGCGATGCCGACGCTGCGAGTGCTCGCTCGCGAGAACGTGCTGAAGGCGGTTCGGGATGACTTCCTGACTGCGACGCTACTGGGCGACCTGGTGGAGGCGGAGACGGTCGAGCTCCGGGTGCTCCCCTCGGGCACGCCGAACACCTTGTTCCTCACGGAGACGACGCTGTCGGCGGTCGTCTCGACGGTCGGCGGCGCCAGCGCGCTCGGCTCCGACGACAGCGCCTTCGTGGCGGACGCTCACGAGACGTACTCCGAACAGTTCGAGTCGGCCGAGACGTTCGACCTCCGGACCCCCGGCCGGGAGCGGATCCTCGACACGCTGGCCGATCGACTCGGCGAGCCGACGGCAGACACCGTCGGCGAGGCGCTCGAGGTGCTGTCGACCCGCGAGGACGGCGGCGAGGTGGACGGTGTCGCGTTGTCGCTCCTGGTGGTCGCCTACCACGAAGGCCAGCTGTACGAGGTGAGCCGGTGGGGCGAGGACATCGGGATGGCCAGTAAGGCGACGTTCTCCCGGACGAAGACGGACCTCGAGGACCAGGGGTACGTCACCACGGAGAAGGTGCCCGTGGACGTGGGTCGCCCACGCCAACGGCTGTTGCTCACGGACGGCACTGTCGCAGACGACGCGGTGGCGACGCTCGCCGACCTGGCGGTCGAACTGGAGTAA
- a CDS encoding metal-dependent hydrolase — protein MPSTVVHVALAGLIVAALLPERYFDRRAVAVALAMAVVPDLDVFLTPVIVGAHRSVGHTLLFPASLAVAAWLDRRRERPLVGRLLGPGGGAVVGAGLVGMTLAAIGLDYAANGVNLLWPVHDQFYAANGKLVVSNRRGLVQTFVDLSPEPPGDGGGGGGGQKRTTQNTHYSTGVDPSRGDEPENVERLFPVVRSGWQLLVVATGTLVVGARLRLSRSV, from the coding sequence GTGCCTTCCACTGTCGTCCACGTCGCACTGGCCGGTCTGATCGTCGCCGCACTACTGCCGGAGCGGTACTTCGACCGCCGTGCGGTCGCGGTCGCGCTGGCGATGGCGGTGGTACCCGACCTGGACGTGTTCTTGACCCCCGTGATCGTCGGTGCCCACCGCTCGGTGGGCCACACGCTGTTGTTCCCGGCGTCGTTGGCCGTCGCCGCCTGGCTGGATCGCCGCCGCGAGCGACCACTCGTCGGCAGGCTGTTGGGTCCCGGCGGCGGGGCCGTCGTCGGCGCCGGGCTCGTCGGGATGACCCTGGCGGCGATCGGACTGGACTACGCCGCCAACGGGGTGAACCTACTGTGGCCCGTCCACGACCAGTTCTACGCCGCCAACGGGAAGCTCGTCGTCTCGAACCGACGGGGGCTCGTCCAGACGTTCGTCGACCTCTCGCCGGAGCCACCCGGCGACGGGGGTGGGGGTGGCGGCGGCCAGAAGCGAACCACACAGAACACACACTACAGCACCGGGGTCGACCCGTCGAGAGGCGACGAGCCGGAGAACGTCGAACGGTTGTTCCCGGTGGTTCGCAGCGGCTGGCAGCTCCTGGTCGTCGCAACTGGGACGCTGGTCGTCGGTGCTCGGCTGCGGCTGTCCCGTAGCGTCTGA